The Cannabis sativa cultivar Pink pepper isolate KNU-18-1 chromosome 8, ASM2916894v1, whole genome shotgun sequence genomic interval AAGGTTGGACAAGTTGCTTATCGGTTAGCCTTACCTCCATCGTTATCGACCgtgcataatgtatttcatgtttcGATGTTGAGGAAGTACGTGTCTGATCCAATGCATATACTGAGTTATGAGGCATTGGAATTACAACCAGACCTGTCTTATGatgaacaaccagtgcaaattcTGGATAGGAAGGAAAAGGTCCTTCGAAGCAAAACCATAGCGTTGGTTaaagtgctctggaggaatagtaaagtggaagagGCCACTTGGGAGTTGGAGTCTGACATGAggactcaatatccagagttattcaggttagatttcgaggacgaaatccttttaacgagggaataattgtaaagaccgcatacgattaatatttttgattattaaataattagggtttattcatgagatttaaatgttatttataatatgcttattgtggaaatttatttaagttaatatattcttattatgctatttatgtgaattttgtgaattttgaggttgtgttcggaagctgtggaaaacgacgttgggcctttagagagtcgCATTTTATGTGTTTTAGAATATTGTTATTGGGGTATTATTGCAAGGTATTGAAGGTGTTAGAATTCTCGGGGTTTGGAATGACTAAACTACTCTTGAATTGTTTAAAACCTTGGTTTAAATTAAAaggcaaattggtctttttcTTTAATTCTTTATTTGGCTTTTAGTGAACTCTATAATCTGAATTCTTTGTTTTTGGATAagtattaatcaattttttttttttttaaaaaaaaaagaagaaacgaAAACAGGGGGTTTTAGTTGAGAAAATCCTAGAAGCTtcaatatctctctctctctctctctctttcgtgcCACCCAAAACCAGCAAAAGGAAGGAATTTCTTGCTGTAATTATACAGTTTTCAGCCAGCCTTTGGAGATCTAATTCAAGGTATTAGTTCTTAGCCTTTCTCTCTTTGGTTTCTTGAAGTTAAGATTAGGTTTTGGTTTTGAATTTGTGTTCTTTGTGGCTGTTTTCTTTAGAAGTGTTCATCTTTGTATTCAGAGGTTAGATGAAGgacatattttgtattttaagcTTGGTTGGGTTGTTGTTGTCTTGTTTGAACAAAATTGGAGTTTGAAAGCTCtaactttgagctttaatggtgtttttaatTCTTGAGCTGTTTATTGTGTTTGAATGCTTGGAATGGGTTTGTTGGGACATAAGCAGGTATTCTGGAAGAGATTGTgcagtttgggtttgatttggttgaaagGGATCGGTTTTAGGGTTCCTGAAGATGAACCTGGCCGACCGGCTACGGGGACCattagaaccggtcgaccggttggtacccagGAACTGGGCTTCCGGTTGGagttttttcagaaccctagtttttcccgtttttgttttgtttagggtattAGCATCCTATTTATCAATAGGGTTATCCttagttttaaatttaagtccccgataagtgttttagcgtgtctctcatTAAGTTTTGAacgttatggtttagggccctgtaaagcgtCAAGCGGCACTTcgactcaggctgaccggcacaccggagcacggaacgaggtaagatagcataataacgtatatatatgaatgtatgcTTGTTTTAACTATTTACACTACTAACACTAATTGTTTAAGTGATTTTAGGAGTGTTAGTATAGTGTAGGATATCAGTGtagttacggtgttaccaacacgagtaccaggGGGTACGTCatgcatgtggtacaacacttagtgaTTTCGAGGGGTACAATAATggctctaccaacacgagtacagaGTTAGTacttgttggaagttattttaccaggaacttagatctactcacaagtatgttgatttaacaacctaaatatgaacttctaaaacgatatgaaattaaacacataagagtatcagaaatcttacagtgattgcagcgaaatatatatgtctcctcccactcagatctctaacccttgattcctttctgtagcagagtataatcaagatctgagcccgaaagtccttctttgttgtctctgaaatctacacagccttcctcattatgattgaggtattacttgatgtgtgtgggcactactctagcactcatacatttcgaaacagtaaaggtatagagagagagagggtggcggctcagagagaattttctgagagaaaattctttcagaataatgctgtgaaaagcttgtacAGATGTGttaaactctgaagcctttgccttctatttatagaagaccaccaagggctatgattgacattttgaactgagaaaatcaaagggaaaaggaaggtaaaggggccggcctaagcaatgtggaaacaaggcttgcctcttttccaactttccttttcctacacttgatagtttcccttttgtgaaaaattgccaattccattgttcaaccatattaatgataaatctaattatttaataattaaaaaataattatcaaataatatattatcatttattttattaataatgaaactaattaaagtttcctaattaataaatatgtccttcaaaatctctatttactgttttgcccttaataagtgctaaattctcaaactgataagtctatcttgagaatttttaattgattaattaaaatcaattaaatgagtcctacaagtaatatcatctcaactagtgaggggaccatgggtctatatatccgagcttccaataagcagatctagaatttaccacttaaattcactgacttattaattcttcgttgaatccacacatagaactcagaatttcactctcagtatatagaatgctctatatgttccaccatatacacacattattagttatccattgttataatcctaatgtgatcaatgatcctctatatggatgatctacactgtaaagggacttaaattactgtaacaccctacaatgtattttatccttaaaacacttaaccctgtataaatgatatttcaactaagtgaaatgagtactcaatcatttatctcgtttggttaagctcgaaggaaatcaccctttgcttactattcgccagatagaagctatagattccatatttatgttagcgctcccactcaatcgcactaccgtgttcccaaaatgtatgtattgcccagactaaagttttaggcttaactaacaaatcaaagaacacgaataatactcttgaaattaagcctaaccatatcaggatttagatcatgtgatctaggatcaacttatgatattgaattgaatagatgtttacggtaagtttcaaaatctaattcaaagttcaatatcggtccattccaatgcatactccatgcatccaacctgagctttactttaacctatattctggaaagaacataacatttctccaaatgtaagtaaactctgttgtagattttcatatcagtgaaacccagtgttctgataaatctaggaatactttattcacatagtcatgtttattttccactgtgttgacaacacaataaacatgttcaagtatgtgaaaagggtttggatgaatttataaatcaaatagacaagcaattgattaagtgaaccaaaacatacacaagtgaatgaaaaattacttctgttactttattgatatagaataatctggattacattgaaacagagttttatttagggcataaaacccaacaaactcccacttgcactaatataaaacaaatcaagacatttcaattaatcctaaattctgacggtgcttttcgaatgaagttactgccaagactttggtgaatggatcagccaagttatcctgcgtatccactttctccaccagtacatcccctcttgccacatattctctgataatatgatactttctttctatgtgcttacttctcttgtggctccgaggttccttactgttggctatagctccagtattatcacaaagcaggactagaggcctttccattccaggaactacaccaagactggtgaagaacttcctaagccagacaacctctttagctgcttcagccgcagctatgtattcgcctccatggtagaatccgaaatcgcagcttgtttagcacttctccaaaccactgctccacccctaagagtaaacaccatcctgcATGTAGATTTCCccgtcttcaagacatccctggaaatctgagtctgtatagcctaagggattcaaagcaccacccttgtagactaatacataatctcttgtactctttaagcatttcaaaatatacttaaccgcgttccaatgtacccttcttggatttgactgatacctgctcacgattccaactgcatagcagatgtcaggtctagtgcatagcatagcatacattagactcccaactgcagaagcataaggaatttttgccatgtcttctatctcttgaggatcagtaggacactgttccttagatagacggataccatgtctagagggcatgtttgcccctttggtattggtcatggaaaatctctcaagaactttgtcaatgtaagttgtttgagagagagcaagggatctgttcttccggtttctgacaatctgaataccaagaacataggctgcctcacccaaatctttcatgtcgaattgagtgtcaagccattccttgatgtgagtcattttcttgacattgtttccaatgatcaaaatgtcatcaacataaaggaccaggaatactactacttggttttccttgagttggtaaacacaaggttcatcttcattctgatgaaagccgtaggtcttgatgatctcatcaaaccttttgttgcatgagcgagaagcttgcttaagcccatatatggacctatttaatttgcaaactttattctcctcgcctgtgaagaacataaccttctgttgctccatatagatggtttcttcaagaagcccattaagaaaggctgtcttgacatccatttgccagatttcataatctaaagcggcagctatggagagaagaattcggatggatttgagcatggcaacaggactaaaagtttcctcatagtccacaccttctctttgggtataacccttggcgaccagtctagctttgaaagtttcgacttcgcctccaaagacctcttttcttcttgtagacccatttacatccaattggacgaaaatcttcaggtggttctacatattcccagactttgttctttttcatggaatccatttacgAATCCATACCGccgaccatcgcttccgttgcggacttgccattgcctgtttataggtcaatgggtcgtcatcaataccgtcaccaacgaccatattgatttcaccatccaagccataacgagacggtttcgtagaaaccctcccactacgacgaggagcggtgactttctgaacaggagctttagtagtagttttctcagttgctacaactgagggagtgggatgttcctcttcttgagtagaagaagatggtacatttgaaggaacaatatctgtgagcatttcctctaatacaatttcacttttcggtttgttgtctttcatatagttatcttcaaggaaagtagcatttgtagagacaaacactttgttatccttgtgactatagaatagtccagccctagtctctttagaatttccgacaaacatgcaaacctcagttcgcgattccagtttgccttctttctttcttaagacgcgagcagggcacccccaaatcctataatgacgcaaactaggtgtgcgaccattccatagttcgacgggtgtcttagggactgctttagatggaacaacatttaaaatatcgtttgccatttgaatagcatatccccagaaggacgtagacagagttgagtaactcagcatagacctaaccatttctaagagagtgcgatttcttctttctgcaactccattctgctgtggagtgctaggggcagtatattgggattcaattccaagttcaattaaatgatctttgaactgcatatccatatattctccacccctatcagttcgcaagatctttaatgttttacctaattggttttgagccaaagcatgaaattcctgaaacttttcaaacgtttcagatttcttttgcattaaataaagaaaactatatctagagaaatcgtcaatgaaagtgacgaaatactcataacctcctctggcttttacattcagcggtccgcaaacatctgaatgtactaaccctaggggttctttggcacgctctccctttgcagagaaagaacgtttggtcatttttccttctaggcaagactcgcagactggcagctctcctaagacgacatttttcaatggaccgtctttggttagcctattgagtctatcaaagcctatatgacctaaacgtaaatgccatagataagtttgatcatcattatcaatctcttttctcttaaggcttctaggtttagctacattgaaaagttcagtatttagtgagatttgagtatcaggtcttaaaacataaagccctcgttccatgtttgcaacacatatatgaaatccattacgagaaattgaacaatttgaactcgaaaaaatcaatatataaaattgtgtctgtaaacatgaaacactaatcaagtttctactaaaattaggaatatataaaacattctctaaaagtaaaaacttcttggaattaaacttgatttgggctgttcctcttgctttaactgataccaactcgccatttccaactttaagctttaactcatctgggtgaagattctcccaagtttcaagcaaatttcgtaatgaagaacatacatggttagtagatccgtaatcaacaatccaggtggatttgtcgttctctaaaacacatgattcaaagacaaaaggatcaccttcgtttgaattgtctagaagccagGGACATTGTTCTCcattatgtccctttccattacaattcccacatagaacatgatatctgataattgtacttgaagaagcagctttgttggagccctcatgcttaatcttcttcctctgattaaagcttgcaatgctagtaggtctcattgcaatcagatcccgctcatgggccctcaactcagactcgagtttgtccatgtcggaggagttaggattgttcaataagtaatatagaacaaaactattatactcctgaggaagactataaagtatgagttttacccattgttcctttgataaatcaattcctagtagatttgccttttggaatttcagattcatcaacaataggtgcgagttaatgcaactaccaggatgcattttcacactattgagttcttttgcaaagatactaactaggagtggatcgggaagagggttattcatattggcactacaacatatcaataaacagaagtaaggttttggttctataaattcatacacaggttcagaaaacaaacagtcacttatgttataaaaatactaaatctaacatagtttattttccaaggtttccaacgaactgatacagtgtcccgtttaggcgagagtcaaagcatcatccattgaatagagttgtcaattcatctaaaatgtcaaacattctagcaaccttttattcgatcaagattggaattcagcgttgtcccgtttaggcgagagtcaaggcaattctatcttatgagcttctaccattgtttcgcattcttataagtcttacatagtcgccaccattagggtggtcatgaaccatataaataaacctataagaatacttatctttcgagattaaacggcgctaacttgctaatgaacgttcctccattagggaggattactcactaaaacaatagctatgtaaaaccaacaatggagatcgaatttctctttgattaaagctcattatttagtcatgtattttgtctaatcatttatattccatatctcaataatgaaatattacaaattaaattaaaaactttaattaaatttcaaaaatggaataattttgaaaaatatcttatttaagttgtttagaaaatctaaatacccaacttaaaaatattcctcaaacaatgacttaattaaatattaccaattaagtagtaaccacttaatttagaagatattccattttaagttcccatatttagaaaatatcaacttaaaaaatatctaaagaatcttaataaccaatttccaaaattcctcaacttaatttataataggaaattcaaaaatattcaaatctaagttgatttgataaatttaactaaatctcaacttaaataggaatatttaatgaaattataaaattaagattcaaaaagaatttatatggttataattccatatttaattaaaaaacaagaaaaatacatatagctttccagaatatgactattcaaactatgtttttcttaaattaatttcaaggaacaatgaaattaattatgttgctaatcaatcttttattaggtcaaactaatataattaacctatcacagttatccaaatcaggcaaatgggccttcacaattggggttgttcatgtgagggggagctgggtccagtatgtcgcacccacttctaaggctcccaactctcacacaaggcccaaaagagaggaatttaaccttacaatgaataactgttattaattgaataggctcacaactaaatgagcctaaataaaatctatcagttatgatattttatttagcaacaaccacctatatgtatctataatagaaattaaacatataggctcacacaggcatacacatttggatggatcctatcatgttgctaagtcatacacagatgaaagaagtttgtaaaaattacctgttacaaattatttacttgatctatcgtcaattgaacctttggttaaaattagatcatctgatctatcatcaagttaaccaaggcaatttagatcaagcaataataggttttagaaaacttacaaacaatctaaaacacatactcctgcaacaaggttagatttggatagttggatgtaggatttatttaattttaatcatttatttcgaaaaataaaataaaattaaacctactattttgaaaaattaggttttgggtaacctaaatgtcatttcaaaataaattgctaactttccttttaaatttcatgttatttaataaattaaataataaaatagaaaaaggtaaatacatacccttttcttgttttacaatttaatttaattaaaaaataacaaaatttaaaagttaacaaaaatactttatttcctcttttaaaattatcatgattattatgatcttattttaattaaggtcaagttaccaaaaaaaattaatatctgaccttaaaaaaaaataaaataatcaaattttaaaggaaataagaaaaaggtaagcaaaacttgatttttttctattttcaaaatcaaattacactaatatctaaaattaattttaaaaattaaaattaatttatttctgataattagatttgaaatttgaaaaacaaaaatcagcatacaaaactacacaaaaaatcagaatttaattccatgaaatagcatgaaaaatcgaaaaaattggaaaattggatgaactgtacggatggcatgctgtgcatggccatccgcgcgcggatctgggtgcatgaccgagagatcacggcgcagggaggctgcaagcagccattccgcgcgcgtgatcatgttgctcgtcaccccgattttttcaattttcaaaaattcataactaattcaaattaaatcga includes:
- the LOC115700156 gene encoding uncharacterized protein LOC115700156, which produces MTTYELLYGRKCRSPIHWDETREWKYLGPELVQKTNEAIDKNRARMLTSQSRQKSYADPKRWDITFQLGDHVFLRVSPMKGIRRFGKKGKLSPRFIGPFEILEKVGQVAYRLALPPSLSTVHNVFHVSMLRKYVSDPMHILSYEALELQPDLSYDEQPVQILDRKEKVLRSKTIALVKVLWRNSKVEEATWELESDMRTQYPELFSELYNLNSLFLDKY